A region of Ornithodoros turicata isolate Travis chromosome 5, ASM3712646v1, whole genome shotgun sequence DNA encodes the following proteins:
- the LOC135394826 gene encoding adenosine deaminase-like isoform X2 gives MHGSRRVRALLVFICFYAECGFQDFCVAFARINTPSYATRSPSLNWEKPKHRIQLHVHLDGHLRHSTIWELESKKKLGLGYESVEDIKNKTKPSEGTTLKNYLKEMPRFLRLLVGDRDAMTRVAYEAGVDQAKDGIIYSEMRIFPYMMATDHTHLQGYTGNVSTLRSPCDVIQAILDGFKKAEAEHDIKLRLILACFRDKPEWSRDILTLVDKFKDKGVVGIDVAGVFDSEPTERDGEEILSEQVIKTFQEAEKRGIHRTAHAGEAGPPGNIIRAINELKAERIGHGYSAIREGGEAYRLALCKGIHFEENVSGSYLTGAVQKDETHPIFRLIHDKASFSINTDDPTITQVTLEHEYKLLRSLGATLNDIIDSNLSAIKAAFLPEKEKQELLKKFERLNGL, from the exons ATGCACGGAAGCAGACGCGTTCGCGCTCTgcttgtttttatttgtttttacgCTGAGTGTGGCTTCCAAGATTTTtgtgtagctttcgcacgcataaatacgccatcgtacgccaccAGAAGTCCCTCGT TAAACTGGGAGAAACCGAAGCACCGG ATCCAGCTTCACGTTCACCTGGACGGGCATCTGAGGCATTCCACCATATGGGAACtcgaaag CAAAAAGAAGTTAGGCCTGGGCTACGAAAGTGTGGAAGACATTAAGAATAAAACCAAGCCATCTGAAGGAACAACGTTGAAAAATTACCTCAAAGAGATGCCAAGATTTCTGAGGCTCCTCGT AGGAGACCGGGACGCCATGACCCGGGTAGCTTACGAGGCCGGTGTGGATCAAGCAAAAGACGGTATCATCTACAGCGAGATGCGGATCTTCCCTTACATGATGGCAACCGACCATACTCATCTGCAGGGATACACCGGCAACGTGTCGACGTTGAGATCGCCGTGTGACGTCATACAGGCAATTCTGGACGGGTTCAAGAAAGCGGAGGCCGAGCACGACATCAAGCTGAGACTCATTCTAGCGTGCTTCAGAGACAAGCCTG AATGGTCGCGCGACATTCTGACCCTGGTGGACAAATTCAAAGACAAGGGCGTAGTTGGCATCGACGTCGCCGGTGTCTTCGACAGTGAGCCCACAGAGAGGGACGGAGAAGAGATATTAAGCGAGCAGGTTATTAAAACGTTCCAG GAGGCAGAGAAACGCGGCATCCACCGGACGGCACACGCGGGTGAAGCTGGGCCTCCAGGCAACATAATACGTGCCATCAATGAACTGAAGGCCGAACGTATCGGTCATGGATACTCTGCGATCAGGGAAGGCGGCGAAGCTTACAGACTGGCACTCTGCAAGGGAATTCACTTTGAAGAAAATGTCAGCGGCAGTTACTTGACCGGAGCAGTCCAGAAGGACGAGACGCACCCAATATTTAG GTTGATTCATGACAAGGCAAGCTTCTCGATCAACACGGATGACCCCACCATCACTCAGGTTACTTTGGAACACGAGTACAAGCTCCTACGCTCTCTTGGTGCCACGCTCAATGATATTATTGACTCG aaCTTGTCCGCGATCAAAGCAGCCTTCTTGCctgagaaagaaaaacaggaacTCCTCAAAAAATTCGAGAGACTGAACGGCCTCTGA
- the LOC135394826 gene encoding adenosine deaminase-like isoform X1, with the protein MYVTYHNTGSALSNVAGDNRSLQSNGVTRFRNQRQNGKEIVGGTAPESASACTSMPSMFHATVVEGTVRPPRPTTALTCFAVQQIQLHVHLDGHLRHSTIWELESKKKLGLGYESVEDIKNKTKPSEGTTLKNYLKEMPRFLRLLVGDRDAMTRVAYEAGVDQAKDGIIYSEMRIFPYMMATDHTHLQGYTGNVSTLRSPCDVIQAILDGFKKAEAEHDIKLRLILACFRDKPEWSRDILTLVDKFKDKGVVGIDVAGVFDSEPTERDGEEILSEQVIKTFQEAEKRGIHRTAHAGEAGPPGNIIRAINELKAERIGHGYSAIREGGEAYRLALCKGIHFEENVSGSYLTGAVQKDETHPIFRLIHDKASFSINTDDPTITQVTLEHEYKLLRSLGATLNDIIDSNLSAIKAAFLPEKEKQELLKKFERLNGL; encoded by the exons ATGTACGTCACTTATCATAACACGGGAAGTGCATTGTCCAACGTGGCAGGAGATAATCGTTCGCTGCAGTCAAACGGGGTTACTAGATTTCGCAACCAACGACAGAATGGCAAGGAGATCGTAGGAGGCACGGCTCCGGAATCGGCTAGCGCGTGTACGAGTATGCCGTCAATGTTCCATGCCACAGTTGTCGAAGGCACAGTCCGTCCTCCTCGGCCTACGACCGCGCTTACATGTTTCGCTGTGCAGCAG ATCCAGCTTCACGTTCACCTGGACGGGCATCTGAGGCATTCCACCATATGGGAACtcgaaag CAAAAAGAAGTTAGGCCTGGGCTACGAAAGTGTGGAAGACATTAAGAATAAAACCAAGCCATCTGAAGGAACAACGTTGAAAAATTACCTCAAAGAGATGCCAAGATTTCTGAGGCTCCTCGT AGGAGACCGGGACGCCATGACCCGGGTAGCTTACGAGGCCGGTGTGGATCAAGCAAAAGACGGTATCATCTACAGCGAGATGCGGATCTTCCCTTACATGATGGCAACCGACCATACTCATCTGCAGGGATACACCGGCAACGTGTCGACGTTGAGATCGCCGTGTGACGTCATACAGGCAATTCTGGACGGGTTCAAGAAAGCGGAGGCCGAGCACGACATCAAGCTGAGACTCATTCTAGCGTGCTTCAGAGACAAGCCTG AATGGTCGCGCGACATTCTGACCCTGGTGGACAAATTCAAAGACAAGGGCGTAGTTGGCATCGACGTCGCCGGTGTCTTCGACAGTGAGCCCACAGAGAGGGACGGAGAAGAGATATTAAGCGAGCAGGTTATTAAAACGTTCCAG GAGGCAGAGAAACGCGGCATCCACCGGACGGCACACGCGGGTGAAGCTGGGCCTCCAGGCAACATAATACGTGCCATCAATGAACTGAAGGCCGAACGTATCGGTCATGGATACTCTGCGATCAGGGAAGGCGGCGAAGCTTACAGACTGGCACTCTGCAAGGGAATTCACTTTGAAGAAAATGTCAGCGGCAGTTACTTGACCGGAGCAGTCCAGAAGGACGAGACGCACCCAATATTTAG GTTGATTCATGACAAGGCAAGCTTCTCGATCAACACGGATGACCCCACCATCACTCAGGTTACTTTGGAACACGAGTACAAGCTCCTACGCTCTCTTGGTGCCACGCTCAATGATATTATTGACTCG aaCTTGTCCGCGATCAAAGCAGCCTTCTTGCctgagaaagaaaaacaggaacTCCTCAAAAAATTCGAGAGACTGAACGGCCTCTGA
- the LOC135395939 gene encoding solute carrier family 2, facilitated glucose transporter member 8-like has translation MTVSARRSTRQPQTTTAWIGSLSVGTALGYTSSAFPSMAKLDSGVFLNEDQQTWFGALLTLGALIASPVAGLLADATGRRGTMVISAAGSLLGWLTIAVAGRRTVLYAGRIVTGFSVGMTSLVVPMYVSEVSVARTRGVLGAAVQLSTTIGIVSVYACGKICEWRLLSVTCMIPPSLMVILLWFVPESPRWLLVKGKRNKALHAARFLYGESQDTETLSDAVEESVSTEAFRVRELKLPSVWRPLLLSVFLMVSQQLSGINCVMFYAVKIFRDAQPASDPMNSIIGVGAVQVGATLFGTLVMDKLGRRKLLLTSVALLAASLCSLGTFFYVKETQGSNFLSDVTWFPLASLAIFIVAFSLGMGPVPWLMVSELLSQRIKGFATSVSTCFNWGTAFIITKVFNDMRSLLGSYGTYRFFSVAMVICLVIVTIYLPETKGRTLEDIQRSFRDEEQRGTAGRSPANEAVLQVLDGALYGPPLPEVVKHMPQMTQRVSKESVH, from the exons atgacTGTGTCAG CAAGGAGAAGCACACGTCAGCCCCAGACGACCACTGCTTGGATCGGATCCTTGAGCGTGGGCACCGCACTGGGCTACACGTCATCGGCCTTTCCCAGCATGGCAAAGCTGGACAGCGGGGTCTTCCTGAATGAAGACCAACAGACCTGGTTCGGAGCACTCCTGACACTGGGTGCTTTGATTGCTAGCCCAGTGGCCGGATTATTAGCGGATGCAACGGGAAGACGGGGAACGATGGTTATATCCGCAGCAGGATCGCTCTTAGGGTGGTTGACGATCGCCGTGGCAGGTAGAAGGACGGTGCTCTACGCCGGAAGGATCGTCACGGGTTTCAGTGTGGGAATGACGTCGTTAGTCGTTCCTATGTACGTCAGCGAGGTGAGTGTTGCACGTACCCGTGGAGTACTGGGCGCTGCAGTGCAACTCTCTACCACAATCGGTATTGTAAGTGTTTATGCGTGTGGCAAGATTTGCGAATGGAGACTGCTGTCAGTAACATGTATGATTCCGCCGTCGTTGATGGTCATACTTCTTTGGTTCGTCCCGGAGTCTCCTCGATGGCTACTCGTGAAAGGGAAGCGGAATAAGGCTTTGCATGCTGCGAGATTCCTCTACGGAGAAAGCCAGGATACAGAGACTCTGAGCGATGCAGTAGAAGAGAGTGTGTCCACTGAAGCCTTCAGAGTGAGGGAACTGAAACTTCCATCGGTGTGGAGGCCTCTTCTGCTCAGCGTCTTTCTGATGGTATCGCAGCAGTTGTCCGGAATCAATTGCGTTATGTTTTACGCTGTGAAAATATTCCGCGACGCCCAACCAGCTAGTGATCCAATGAACTCTATTATTGGCGTTGGTGCAGTACAGGTCGGCGCTACGCTATTCGGCACTCTGGTCATGGACAAACTTGGGCGACGAAAGCTCTTGCTGACGTCCGTCGCCTTGCTGGCAGCGAGTTTGTGCTCTTTGGGGACCTTCTTCTACGTAAAAGAAACCCAGGGCAGCAATTTCCTAAGTGATGTTACTTGGTTCCCTTTAGCCAGCCTCGCAATCTTTATCGTTGCCTTTTCGCTGGGTATGGGCCCCGTACCATGGCTCATGGTTTCTGAGTTGCTATCACAACGGATAAAAGGATTCGCAACAAGTGTGTCCACGTGCTTCAACTGGGGCACAGCCTTCATCATCACCAAGGTATTTAACGACATGCGAAGCCTGCTCGGTTCATACGGAACCTACCGGTTCTTTTCTGTGGCAATGGTAATATGTCTCGTCATTGTCACCATATACCTACCGGAAACAAAGGGGAGGACGCTAGAAGACATTCAGCGGAGCTTTCGCGATGAAGAACAACGGGGAACAGCTGGACGGTCACCTGCAAATGAAGCCGTGCTACAAGTCCTTGACGGTGCACTCTATGGGCCTCCGCTGCCGGAAGTTGTCAAGCATATGCCACAGATGACGCAACGGGTATCGAAGGAGAGCGTTCACTGA